One genomic window of Coffea eugenioides isolate CCC68of unplaced genomic scaffold, Ceug_1.0 ScVebR1_248;HRSCAF=890, whole genome shotgun sequence includes the following:
- the LOC113756797 gene encoding flavonol sulfotransferase-like, with translation MPACTCTNPTILFTIISYHKYSVYQPPDFKSQFLMAIPSLTQNSSSYIEGGDEQTLFNKEKEDGSDQILSVLPRERGWLSEHIHLYQGFWYSTGVLKGLLILQKHFWAKPSDILLATYPKSGTTWLKALLFTITNRTCISHPDQNPLLTANPHELVPMLESYAAANPVNPKPPNSLMHTHIPYTSLPESTKSSGCHIVYVYRDPKDVLVSCWHFVNKLKPEAVPRISLAETFEKFSKGVSPYGPYWNHVLGYWKASIEWPERVFFIRYEDLKKEPCFQTKRLAEFLGMPFTTDKEGESLVSKVVDFCSFKNLSNLDVNKTGSHSGFGFPVIENKIFFREGQVGDSQNYLEREMMDHLDQVTEEKFKKFHLKTFSLEDDEKSEVSIAM, from the coding sequence ATGCCAGCTTGCACGTGTACTAATCCAACTATCTTATTTACAATAATCTCGTATCATAAATATAGTGTCTACCAGCCTCCAGATTTCAAGTCCCAATTCCTCATGGCAATCCCTTCCTTGACCCAAAACTCTTCTTCCTACATTGAAGGCGGTGATGAACAAACATTgtttaacaaagaaaaagaagatggcAGTGATCAAATTCTCTCTGTGCTCCCTAGGGAAAGAGGGTGGTTAAGTGAGCACATTCACTTGTACCAAGGTTTTTGGTATTCCACGGGAGTTCTCAAGGGACTCCTAATTCTCCAGAAACATTTTTGGGCAAAACCAAGTGACATCCTCTTGGCCACATATCCAAAATCGGGAACAACCTGGCTAAAGGCACTTCTTTTCACCATAACAAATCGTACATGTATCAGTCATCCCGATCAAAATCCTTTGCTAACGGCAAACCCTCATGAACTGGTTCCCATGCTGGAATCATATGCCGCCGCGAATCCTGTAAACCCAAAGCCACCCAATTCTCTCATGCACACTCACATTCCTTACACCTCTTTACCAGAATCGACAAAATCTTCAGGCTGCCATATTGTCTATGTTTATCGAGACCCGAAGGATGTGTTAGTGTCATGTTGGCACTTTGTAAACAAGCTGAAACCTGAAGCAGTGCCACGAATTTCATTAGCAGAGACATTTGAAAAGTTCTCTAAGGGTGTTTCACCATATGGACCATACTGGAATCATGTGTTGGGGTATTGGAAAGCAAGTATAGAATGGCCTGAAAGAGTATTCTTTATTAGATATGAAGACTTGAAGAAAGAGCCTTGTTTCCAAACAAAGAGATTAGCAGAATTCTTGGGGATGCCTTTCACAACGGACAAAGAAGGTGAAAGCCTGGTAAGTAAAGTGGTAGATTTCTGTAGTTTTAAGAATCTGAGCAATCTGGATGTGAATAAAACAGGATCACACTCAGGGTTCGGGTTTCCGGTCATAGAAAACAAGATCTTTTTCAGGGAAGGTCAGGTTGGTGATTCCCAAAACTATCTTGAAAGAGAAATGATGGATCATTTGGATCAAGTTACtgaagaaaaatttaagaaatttcatttgaagACATTTTCTCTGGAGGATGATGAGAAGTCAGAGGTATCCATTGCCATGTAA